One part of the Pristis pectinata isolate sPriPec2 chromosome 17, sPriPec2.1.pri, whole genome shotgun sequence genome encodes these proteins:
- the LOC127579216 gene encoding immunoglobulin lambda-1 light chain-like, with protein sequence MSHWIRVVSALALFAFYSNAEVTVNQPPSKTTSPGQNVQITCTMSGASLGGNGVSWLQQIPGNTPRGVVSYYSGSSVYRGPGIPDRFSGSVSGNTATLTISNFQSEDVADYYCAMWNSGWIIGKGTCLGIGNPRVPTVSLLPPSAAEVTGKGTATLVCLVNGFNPGVVDIDWTVDGNARRDGVETSRIRKETDNTFSKSSYLTLPASFWNSHELYSCVVKHESQANPIKANIARSGCI encoded by the exons ATGTCTCACTGGATCCGTGTTGTCAGTGCGTTGGCGCTTTTCGCATTTT ATTCAAACGCGGAGGTCACAGTAAATCAACCGCCTTCGAAGACCACCTCTCCGGGACAGAACGTCCAAATCACCTGCACTATGTCTGGCGCTAGTTTAGGGGGTAACGGTGTCTCCTGGCTCCAGCAGATTCCCGGGAACACTCCCCGGGGTGTGGTATCCTATTATTCCGGGAGTAGCGTTTACAGAGGCCCGGGAATTCCAGACCGTTTCTCCGGCTCAGTTTCAGGCAACACTGCGACATTGACAATATCAAACTTTCAATCGGAGGACGTTGCGGACTATTACTGTGCCATGTGGAATAGCGGCTGGATAATTGGCAAAGGAACGTGTCTGGGCATTGGCA ATCCCCGTGTACCAACTGTGTCTCTACTCCCACCTTCAGCGGCGGAGGTCACAGGGAAGGGAACAGCGACCCTGGTGTGTTTGGTGAATGGGTTTAATCCGGGCGTCGTAGACATCGACTGGACTGTGGACGGCAATGCGAGAAGAGATGGTGTTGAGACCAGCCGCATCCGGAAGGAGACGGACAACACATTCAGTAAGAGCAGTTACCTGACTCTGCCAGCCTCATTCTGGAACTCCCACGAGCTTTACTCCTGTGTGGTTAAACACGAGTCTCAGGCAAACCCGATTAAGGCAAACATCGCGAGATCCGGATGTATCTGA
- the LOC127579602 gene encoding LOW QUALITY PROTEIN: immunoglobulin lambda-1 light chain-like (The sequence of the model RefSeq protein was modified relative to this genomic sequence to represent the inferred CDS: deleted 2 bases in 1 codon) codes for MQQKQMLSLSVLNTDQVLGLAKVLRQPGKTPCEFCTANLVFAPTNSNAEVTVNQRPSKSVSPGKNLQIPCTMSGASLGSAPASWYWQVSGNTPLLVYYYSGSIYRASGIPDRSSLSVSGNIATFTISNVQSEDAADYYCATKGRTYKKGKEDVSNPRAPAVSVLPPSANEIAAKGTATLVWLVNGFNPGPVDIEWTVDGSETRNGVETSPIQQNMENTFSASGYLTLPALYWNSHELYSCMVEHESQANPLQSSIARSSCI; via the exons ATGCAGCAAAAGCAGATGTTGAGTCTATCCGTGCTCAACACTGATCAAGTATTGGGCCTTGCCAAAGTTCTGCGTCAACCTGGCAAAACGCCGTGTGAATTCTGCACGGCAAACCTGGTCTTCGCACCAACAA attcaaACGCGGAAGTTACAGTAAATCAAAGGCCTTCGAAGTCTGTCTCCCCGGGAAAGAACCTGCAAATACCTTGTACCATGTCTGGCGCCAGTTTAGGGAGTGCACCAGCTTCCTGGTACTGGCAGGTTTCTGGAAACACTCCC CTTCTTGTCTACTACTATTCCGGCAGCATTTACAGAGCCTCGGGAATACCAGACCGTTCCTCTCTCTCAGTGTCAGGCAACATTGCGACATTCACGATATCGAACGTTCAATCAGAGGACGCTGCGGACTATTACTGTGCCAC AAAAGGAAGAACTTATAAAAAAGGGAAAGAAGACGTATCTA ATCCACGGGCCCCCGCCGTGTCCGTTCTTCCGCCTTCAGCGAATGAAATCGCTGCAAAAGGTACCGCCACCCTGGTGTGGTTGGTGAACGGGTTTAATCCGGGCCCTGTAGACATTGAGTGGACTGTGGACGGCAGTGAAACAAGGAATGGCGTTGAGACCAGCCCGATCCAGCAGAACATGGAAAACACGTTCAGTGCGAGCGGTTACCTGACTCTGCCAGCCTTATACTGGAACTCACACGAACTTTACTCCTGTATGGTTGAACACGAATCTCAGGCAAACCCACTTCAATCAAGCATCGCAAGATCCAGCTGTATCTGA